TCAGTTTTAAAGTTAAGATTTATTACAGCACTGTTTAAACTTTTTGCCGCTTCCGCAGGGGCAAGCTGAATTACGCGCCAAGGCTTTTGGGGCGAATTCTCCATCAGTATAAAACCAACGCTCTTTAACCTTCTTAAAGTTAGAGCGCTCGTGCAAAATTTGTCGTTGACCCTGTTCGCGATAATGGGCTTTAAACTCCACTATGCCTGCCTGGCCATCTTTAAAGTCACAGCTAAAGGTAATTTGTAGCTTTTCCCATTGCCCTAAATCTTCTTTAGTTGAAGGTTGTGGGGCGTTGCCCTGTCGATAGTCTGGATGGTGCGTCTGCCATAAATAATTGGCATCTCCCAGCGTAAACGCGGTGTAGCGAGAACGCATTAACTGCTCACAACTTGTCGCTAAGCAATCACCGTTGATGATGGGCTGACAGCACTGAAGAAAATCGTTGCCGCTACCGCAGGGGCAAACTAACACAGGGAAACCTCAAATTTGACTAAGGGCGAAGTGTAACAAGAAGCTGCCGATAAGGCAGCTGAAACTTGGTGATAGTTTGGCCAAATTGGCCTTATTAATCAGGATTTAACATGTGTTTAACCATAAATGTGGTTAGTTGAGGATCAAACTGTGGGTTATTGGCTAAATCAAGCTTAGCCAAACTTCCTTGCTGGTCACTTTGTTCACTTAAATATACGGCTAAGGCCACAATACGCGCGTAGATATGAATGGCTTCACCACTTAGGCCTAAGGGGCGGCCACTGCCATCCCAGTTTTCCTGGCTTTGATTAGCTACGGTGAGTGCTGCGTCTATTTGCTGCTGCACTGCGGGATCTTTAAGTGCCTCTGGTAGCTCGCAATGTTCGGCAATGCGCTGCCAACTCCCTTGGCTTAACATATTGCAGCTAAGCAGTACGTCGGGTAAGCCGTGGTTAGCCAAGTCATAGAAGCTAGCGGCTTGGTTTAATACTTCACATTGCTGGTCGCTTAGCGAATAAGCCGCAGCAAGTTTAGAGCAATAGCGCTCAACAGTGCTAAGCTGCTCGGTATTATATTGTTTGGTTTGAATGGCTTGATGAATTAACTCCACTAGGCGCAGTTGACCGTGAGCCAGTTGTTTTTGTAGGTGTTGGTTTTCTAGACGCACAGCCGTACTTTGGATCAAATAGCTAAGTGGCTCCAGCTGCAATTGCTGAGTATCGCTCCATCCTTCTAAGTAGAACATCAAGGGTTCGCTATCGGTATTCTGCAAATAAAATACCGCGTTGTTCTCGCCAAAACTATGCTGTTGGTTTTGCTGAGCTTGGTTGAGTAATGACTGAACTCGGCTTGGTAACTCATGCAAGCTGCGAACTTCTTCCAAATAGGCCAGCTTTCCTTCGATGTGCAGAACTTTAAGCTTGGAGCGGTAAACACTCAAGGCCAAGCCACTAAGTGTAAGCTTGGCCTCTTGCTGGGTTAATAAGTCAAGCAGTTCATGAAACACTCCTGCGGCCAAGTTTTGTTCGTTTTTGCAGTTTTCAATATGGCTGGAGGAATTGATAACTGCACGCAGGTTATTACGTTGTGAATGCAGATCGGTAATTTCTTGGTAGGCACGAAGGGAGGCGCACATTAAGGTGTCTAGGTTTACATCGCTTAACTCGGTTTTGTTTTTATAGTCGCTTACATCATAGCGTCGAATCACTTCTCTAATGGGCGCTAAGCCTGGTTGGCCAGTGCGCAAAATTAGTCTTATTTTGTGGTTGTTAAGGCGTTGGCGGATATCATCGATAAGCAGTAAACCAGCGTCATCACTTTCCATAACAACATCTACTAAGGCAATCGCAACATCGCCGTGTTCACTGAGTAATTGATAAGCCTCGGCAGCGTTATAGGCGTCAATAAAGCTGAGTTTTCGATCTTGATAAGAAAAGTTGTTTAACACTAATTTTGTGACCGTATGCATTTCGCTGTCGTCATCAACAATTAGCACCTTCCAGGGAGCTGGCTCTAGGGTTTCGGTAGCGGTATCGTCTTCTTCATCAAACAGGAATAGTTCAGCACTATCATCCATTGCTACTGTCCTCACTCGTTATAAGGCCTTTATCATCAGTATAGGAAATTACTAGCGATTCTTAGGATATTTTTCTTAAAACTGGATATTAAACACGCTAAGCTTAAGCAATTGCACTTATGTTGCTAGGAAATTGATTTTGCATAATAAATTCGTCATTGAAGCGCTAGACCAAGGCTTAGCTGAAGCCTTAATCAATAAGATTGATTTAAAAACTAAGCCACAGGGTTCTCTTGGCCAACTGGAAAGTTTGGCCTGCCAAATAGGGCAAATTCAACAGACCTTAGAACCTGAAATTCGCCAGCCTAAAATGATTGTATTTGCCGCGGACCATGGTATTGCGCTTGAGGGTGTGAGCGCCTTCCCACAAGAAGTGACTGCTCAAATGGTACAAAACTTTGTTAATGGTGGAGCCGCCGTTAATGTATTTTGCCGTCAACATGGTTTGGAATTCGAGATCGTTGATGTTGGCGTAGGCCAGCTTTTGTCTGAGCAAGGGGTACAATTGTGCAAGGTAGCAAACGGCACCAAGAGTTTTTTGAATGCCGATGCAATGAGCAAAGAGCAATGCCTTCAAGCAATCGACGTTGGCGCTGAGCGGGTTGCCCAAGCTGCACGTGAAGGTTCGAATTTGTTGGCTTTTGGCGAGATGGGTATTGCTAACACCGCTAGTGCAGCTGCCATTATGGCGGGCTGCTTGAGTCTGGATGTTAGCGACTGTGTTGGCCGAGGAACAGGTCTAGACGACCAAGGCTTACAGCATAAAACGGCAGTATTACAACAAGCCATGCAATATCATCAAGGCGAATACAGCGCACAGCAATGGCTAGCCAAAGTAGGCGGATTTGAAATTGCAGCCATGGTGGGAGCGATGCTGGAAGCAGCACATCGGCGCATCGCTATTTTGGTAGATGGCTTTATCTGCTCGGCAGCTGCCCTGGTAGCGAGTCAAATAAATCCGCTGGTAAAGCAATACATGATTTTTTGTCATCAAGGCGCAGAGCATGCTCACCAACGTTTACTCGAAGCGTTAGAGGCCAAGCCTTTGTTGGATTTAGCACTGCGCTTGGGTGAGGGAAGTGGTGCTGTCCTGGCATACCCGCTGGTGGAGTCTGCTATGGTGTTCTTAAAAGAAATGGCCTCGTTCGACTCAGCTGGGGTGAGTCGTGAGCGTGATTAATCGCGCCAAACATGAGCTAAACCTAGTGTTTAATGCACTCAGTTTCTTTAGCCGGATCCCGGTTCCGAGAAACGTAAGTTACAGCGGCCAAAGCCTCAGCCAATGTGTGGCGTATTTCCCCTTGGTTGGCTGGATTGTTGGTTTAGTGAGTGCTGGGCTAATCTTGCTATTAATGCCTATATTGGGAGCGCCCTTAGCTATATTGCTCTCTATGGCAGCAAGCTGCTGGCTTACTGGCGCATTTCATGAAGACGGCTTTGCCGATTGTTGTGATGGCTTTGGCGGAGGTTATACGCCAGAGCAAATGCTCAGCATTATGAAAGACTCACGCTTGGGCACCTACGGTGTGCTTGGTTTGTGTAGCATATTGGCGATAAAATTTAGTGCCTTATTGAGTCTTAGTCAGGCGCTAAACCCTACTGATTTGTTGTTGCTGTTGTGGCTAACACATAGCTTAAGCCGCTTTAGCGCAGTAATTATTATCTGGCAACTTGATTACGTTCGTGAGCCTTCTGAGCCGAGCAAAGCCAAAGCAGTTGCTCAATCTATTGGTTCCAAAGAGCTTGTTTTGGCTCTGTGCTGGGTTGCGGTGCCAGCAGCCTTATTAGAGCTAAGAATGCTAGTTTTTTCGTTGTTAAGTTGCTTGCTAGTCACGCTGTTGTGGGCCCGCTACCTAAAGCTCAAACTGGCTGGTTATACGGGGGATACATTAGGAGCTCAGCAGCAGTTAAGTGAAGTAGCTATTTACATCAGTTTGCTGGCAGCCATTAATACAGGCCTGATTCTGTGAATAGAGTGTTATTGGTGCGCCATAGCCAGCCCGATATTGCCAACGATTGCTGTTATGGCCAGCTAGATATGCCAGCAAAACCAGAGCAATTGAAACAGGCCACAGCAAGAATGCAAAAATTATTGGCTGAATACTCTGTATCAGAAGTGTGTGCCAGCCCTTTGCTACGTTGTCGCCAATTGGCAGAAAGCCTTTACGAGCCAGATGATATTGAATATCACAATGCACTGAAAGAAATTAACTTTGGCCAATGGGAAGGTTGCAAGTGGAATGATATTCCTCGTAATCAACTGGATGCTTGGGCAGATAACCTAGAAGGCTATCGCCTTGGTCAATCTGGTGAAACCGTGGCAGAGTTTAGCCAACGTGTACTAGGCTTTTGGCAAAGGCGTTTATCTGCAATTGGCGAAACTAATTCTACCCATGTATGGTTCACTCATGCTGGTGTTATTCGTACCATTGTTGGTTATATTCGGGCCTTGCCAGTGGCAGAGTCGAGCCGAATCGCCCTAAGTTTTGGATCCTTAACTTGTATAACTTTCACCTCTAATGGAGCCGCCATTGAATACCTTAATCGCTAAGCTTTTCGTGTTATTTGTGCCCTTGGCATTTGCTATGGGCCAAGCGCAAGCCAGTGAAGAAAGCACGTCGGCGAATAAACCTAAAGTAAACATTATTGGTAAATGCTGGCAACGTGCTACCAAACCAGAAGTAAATACATGTTTGGAGAACAGCCTCGCTCAGCTTGACCATCAAGTAAGGCAACGCTTGGTAGTTCTGCATAAACAAGCAATGGACCTAGAGTCCATCAGTGAGGGTGCAAAAGGCGCTGTTCAGGCATTAGAAAAAGCCAAAGTGGAGTTTAGTGAGTTTCGTCAGTCTTTGTGCAGTTGGGAAAGCTTAATGATGGCCAGTGGCAGCGGTTCGGGTAGTCAATATTTAAGTTGTGAGATAGAACTAACTCAACATTGGTTGAGCCGTTTGCGCCAGTGGTAACCTTGAGTTTTAGATAGCAAACAGCCCGCTTTAAGCGGGCTGTTTGTTAGAGAACATTGCTTAGTAAATACTATGCATTTATTCTTCAGCGGCGCGTGCTTCTTGGCAGCCTTTAATGGCGGGGGCCAAAATTTCTAAAGCTGTTTGCTCACAAGGGCTTAAGCTAGCGTCTGATTCCGCTATTGGCGTGACTCGCTGTCCCCAACGAATCGCTGCTGCACCCCAAGTTAGGCCAGCACCAAAAGCGGCCAGCAATACGTTATCGCCAGGCTTTATTCGACCTTGTTCTAAGGCTTCGCAAAGAGCTACAGGAACGGTAGCAGCAGACGTATTGCCGTACTTTTCAATATTCACCATGATGTTGTCATAGGGAGCATCAATACGTTTGGCGAGGGCATCGATAATTCGCAAGTTAGCTTGGTGCGGTACAATAAAGTCGACTTCATTGTTGGCGATGTTAGCCTGCTCTAATACGTTACTTGCTGCTTCACCCATGCCTTTTACCGCACGTTTAAAAATTTCAGGCCCTTCGAACTGAAAATTGTAAAGCGTATCTACGCCAGAGAAACGCTTGCGGTTGGTGCCAAAATCTGAAATAAACAGTATTTCACGCTTCTCGCTGTCACAGCCTAGTTTTGCTGCTAAAAAACCTACTTTTTCTGCTTGGTCGTTTGCTTCCAAAATCACTGCGCCAGCACCGTCACCAAATAACACTGCAGTGTCACGCTTAGTCCAATCGAGAAGCTGAGTTAAGCGCTCTGCACCGATTAACAGAATGCGTTTCATC
The Agarivorans aestuarii DNA segment above includes these coding regions:
- a CDS encoding DUF3369 domain-containing protein, translating into MDDSAELFLFDEEDDTATETLEPAPWKVLIVDDDSEMHTVTKLVLNNFSYQDRKLSFIDAYNAAEAYQLLSEHGDVAIALVDVVMESDDAGLLLIDDIRQRLNNHKIRLILRTGQPGLAPIREVIRRYDVSDYKNKTELSDVNLDTLMCASLRAYQEITDLHSQRNNLRAVINSSSHIENCKNEQNLAAGVFHELLDLLTQQEAKLTLSGLALSVYRSKLKVLHIEGKLAYLEEVRSLHELPSRVQSLLNQAQQNQQHSFGENNAVFYLQNTDSEPLMFYLEGWSDTQQLQLEPLSYLIQSTAVRLENQHLQKQLAHGQLRLVELIHQAIQTKQYNTEQLSTVERYCSKLAAAYSLSDQQCEVLNQAASFYDLANHGLPDVLLSCNMLSQGSWQRIAEHCELPEALKDPAVQQQIDAALTVANQSQENWDGSGRPLGLSGEAIHIYARIVALAVYLSEQSDQQGSLAKLDLANNPQFDPQLTTFMVKHMLNPD
- the cobT gene encoding nicotinate-nucleotide--dimethylbenzimidazole phosphoribosyltransferase → MHNKFVIEALDQGLAEALINKIDLKTKPQGSLGQLESLACQIGQIQQTLEPEIRQPKMIVFAADHGIALEGVSAFPQEVTAQMVQNFVNGGAAVNVFCRQHGLEFEIVDVGVGQLLSEQGVQLCKVANGTKSFLNADAMSKEQCLQAIDVGAERVAQAAREGSNLLAFGEMGIANTASAAAIMAGCLSLDVSDCVGRGTGLDDQGLQHKTAVLQQAMQYHQGEYSAQQWLAKVGGFEIAAMVGAMLEAAHRRIAILVDGFICSAAALVASQINPLVKQYMIFCHQGAEHAHQRLLEALEAKPLLDLALRLGEGSGAVLAYPLVESAMVFLKEMASFDSAGVSRERD
- a CDS encoding YchJ family protein — protein: MLVCPCGSGNDFLQCCQPIINGDCLATSCEQLMRSRYTAFTLGDANYLWQTHHPDYRQGNAPQPSTKEDLGQWEKLQITFSCDFKDGQAGIVEFKAHYREQGQRQILHERSNFKKVKERWFYTDGEFAPKALARNSACPCGSGKKFKQCCNKS
- a CDS encoding adenosylcobinamide-GDP ribazoletransferase, with the translated sequence MSVINRAKHELNLVFNALSFFSRIPVPRNVSYSGQSLSQCVAYFPLVGWIVGLVSAGLILLLMPILGAPLAILLSMAASCWLTGAFHEDGFADCCDGFGGGYTPEQMLSIMKDSRLGTYGVLGLCSILAIKFSALLSLSQALNPTDLLLLLWLTHSLSRFSAVIIIWQLDYVREPSEPSKAKAVAQSIGSKELVLALCWVAVPAALLELRMLVFSLLSCLLVTLLWARYLKLKLAGYTGDTLGAQQQLSEVAIYISLLAAINTGLIL
- a CDS encoding histidine phosphatase family protein, which gives rise to MNRVLLVRHSQPDIANDCCYGQLDMPAKPEQLKQATARMQKLLAEYSVSEVCASPLLRCRQLAESLYEPDDIEYHNALKEINFGQWEGCKWNDIPRNQLDAWADNLEGYRLGQSGETVAEFSQRVLGFWQRRLSAIGETNSTHVWFTHAGVIRTIVGYIRALPVAESSRIALSFGSLTCITFTSNGAAIEYLNR
- a CDS encoding lysozyme inhibitor LprI family protein — translated: MNTLIAKLFVLFVPLAFAMGQAQASEESTSANKPKVNIIGKCWQRATKPEVNTCLENSLAQLDHQVRQRLVVLHKQAMDLESISEGAKGAVQALEKAKVEFSEFRQSLCSWESLMMASGSGSGSQYLSCEIELTQHWLSRLRQW
- a CDS encoding ketoacyl-ACP synthase III gives rise to the protein MHNAEITGWGKCMPPARLTNHDLSTFLDTSDEWISSRTGIKERCVSHVDIAELAATAGLQALAAAGLKAEQLDAIILCTCTPGTSVPSSASRVQQLLKAEQAAVFDMNAACSGFVYGMQTASALIQTGAMKRILLIGAERLTQLLDWTKRDTAVLFGDGAGAVILEANDQAEKVGFLAAKLGCDSEKREILFISDFGTNRKRFSGVDTLYNFQFEGPEIFKRAVKGMGEAASNVLEQANIANNEVDFIVPHQANLRIIDALAKRIDAPYDNIMVNIEKYGNTSAATVPVALCEALEQGRIKPGDNVLLAAFGAGLTWGAAAIRWGQRVTPIAESDASLSPCEQTALEILAPAIKGCQEARAAEE